The window TCGAAGCTTTTGACTGTACGCATTAGTTCAACCTATGCGTACAGTCAAGACACTGAAGAAGATGGCCTTGCACGTGTTAATCCTGATACGCTCCGGCAGAATAGGTCAATTCATAGCTGTGGGAGTAGATCTCGATAAGGTTGCCGAACGGGTCTTCGCAGTACACCATGCGGTATGGTTTTTCGCCGGGATAGTATTCCCGTACAGGCATTCGCTGCTTGCCGCCATGCTCGACGATCTTTTTGGCGAGCCCTTCCACATCCGGGTCCTGCACGCAGAAGTGAAAGACGCTGGTCTTCCAGTATTCAAAATTGTTTTCCGGTTTTTCCGCGTTCTTGAACTCAAAAATCTCAACGCCTATTTTATCACCCGTGGAGAGGTGGGCAATCTTGAAACTTCCCCAGCCCTCGCCAAAGACATCGTTGCACATTACGCCGATGGCTGAATCGTCTGCGAAGATTTCAGTCGGTGGCATAATGACGTACCAGCCGAGTACTTTGGTATAGAATTCAACAGCTTTTTCAAGATTTGTAACTGAAAGACCGATATGAGAAAAGGTTCTTGGGTAAGTCATGTACGTGCTCCTTAATGGGTGTCATTGATTACTGGGCTATCCCAGAGTTACTGGTATAGTATAGGGAATAAATTGACAGGTACAAGAAGGCACTTATTGGTGTGATACGTACCCACAGGTTGGTTTTGTGAAGCTACAGTGTAGCGCGAGCGATAATTTTTTTTGGGATTGAAGATGATTGAAAGAAACGGAAAACACTACCATTGCCCTGTGGAGGTCGCCATGGACATGCTCAGCGGCAAATGGAAATGTCTCATGCTCTGGCATCTGCATGAAGGTGATAAGCGTTATAAGGAACTGGAGCGAATTGTGCCAGGTGTAAGCCAGAAGATGCTCAGCCAGCAATTAAAAGAGCTGGAGCGGGATGGTCTGCTCACCAGAACGGTGTATCCCGAGGTACCTCCAAGGGTGGAATACGCGCTGACTGATCTGGGTAAAAGCGCTTTTCCCATCCTTTCCATGATGCACCACTGGGCAGTTGAAAAGCTTAAGGTGACAGATGAGAACCATACCTCGGAAGTTACCAGCTGAAAGACATACTCACCTGCCTGAAACCGGCCAATTGAATGATGAACGGGGAAGAATGAAGTTGTTTGATGAGACCCGGATCAATGGTGTCTCATTCATCGCTGAGTATCAGGAGCTGACCAGACGCGTTCATAACATGGAAGCAAGATCGCTATGCAGAGCTTTTTCGTTGATTTGCCTGATTATCTTGTACTTCTATGTTTGACGCGTGAGCGTGCTTTTGATGATCCTGATAAAATCAACAATCGATTCGTTACGTATGGTGTTGGCTTTCGCCATGTAATATGAGTAATCGATTGTGCCATGCTTATCACGTCGAACAGGTCTGGAGTCACTTTTGCCTGTACTTTCCAGGCGACCACCCTGGTATTGGATTGCCTCCATATTTTCAGCACAGGGCTCCTCAAATTTCTCAGTCCACGATCGAGTAATAATTCTTATATTTTCCATGACTAAACTCTGTTCACCAGCAGGTTGAATGTAGATATTTGTAAGTGAACATCATCGTACTCAGGGTTGTGGAAAAATACATTGCTAAGAATTGTTTGTTTTGTAATTATCTGGCAACAATTAAGACAAAAATTCTAATATGGCGCAATTATGGATAACTACGATCTGAAAATACTTGATTGTTTGCAAACTGACGCGAGGATTTCGAATGTGGCTCTGTCCGAGGCGATACATCTATCACCTGCACCATGCCTGAGAAGGGTTCGTGAACTTGAGAATCAGGGAGTCATCAGCGGCTACACGGCGCTGCTCGATCAGGAGAAGATGGGATGGGGGGTAACTGTGTTTATCGAGATTCGGCTCGACAAGCAGGTGTTGAGTTATATTGAGGTATTTGAAAAAAAGATTGCCCAGTATCCTGAGATAATGGAGTGCTATCTGATGACAGGTTCATCAGATTACCTGTTGAGAGTAGTAGCCCGGGACTTGCCATCACTGCAGACGTTTATCACCGAAAAACTCGCCACGATACCGAACGTTGCCAATATGCGTTCCAGCATTGCTCTCAAGCAGGTGAGATATAAAACGGCTTTGCCACTTGAATGAGGCTGTAACGATTATGGATAGTCTGCGGAAATGGTTTGCCGCGTTAAGTTTGCTCTACCCCGTTCGTGTTGTTGAAGTGAGCTGATAAGGTTTCTCTTCGGCAGAGTTCTGAAAAATTTTAATTATCTGCTTGCAAAATGTATAATTTATAAATTATACAAAGTAGAGTCATGTAGATCTGAATGTGGACGCAGACGAACATATTATGCCAGCATAGCTGAAGAAAAAGGAAAAGATTCATATATGGAATTCAAGAGCTTGAACGATGCGGCCTATTCGGAAATCCGAGCAAAAATATTGCAGGGGGAATATGAACTCGGCAGCCGGATACGCGAAGATGTCCTGGCCGAACAGATCTCGATAAGTCGCACTCCGGTCAGGGAAGCAATAAACCGCCTTGTTGCAGACGGGATAATCATCAAAAAGCCACAGCGAGGTCTGTATCTTATCGATCCGGACCCTGAGCAGATTGAAGAACATATTGAGATCAGACTGTCTCTGGAGAAACTCGCTGTTAAAAAATGTATCGAACTGCTGACAGATGAGAACCTCGCAGCGATAAATGACTCACTACGAGCGTTTGAAAAAGAGCTTGAGCGAAAAGATTACACTGCGTGTAACGAGCTTGATGGCGAGTTTCATATGCTGATAGCACGATTGTCTGGAAATAGTCGTCTGGTAAACTTACTCGATGAATTTTCGGCCTTCTTCCAGTTGATCAGGAAAGAGGAGAAGAAGCATAATCCGGAAGAGAAGAACAGCATCACCCTCTCTGAACACCGGCAAATTGCTGAGGCTATCAACAACAGAAATGTCACTGCGGCCCAAAAGGCAATCGAAGGCAACATTCAAACGATGCGCCACACTTTGCTTAAAAGCACCTAGTGGTTTGGTGAAAAATTGAGGGGAATTCTTCCAAAAGGGCAATCGTGGATAAGCTCTAGATATTCCCCTGAATAACAATAAATCACTACTGATTGATTGTGCTATGCAACGCGCAGCCACTGATAGTTGTCGATATGAATAATTTATAAATTATAAAATGTTAAAAATGTGACGCCTTTTCAGACCGGAGAAGAGCGCGACAGGAGGTGAGTGAACTTGTTCATGCTGATTGCCACATTCCCTGAATCTGCTGAAAAGTACATAAAGGGATGGGATAAAAGGCCAGATTTTCGTATCTGGTGCAGGTGTAGATCGACAATGTAATTGAATGTGTGAGGAGTGTTATGCCGAGATTTAATGCGAATTTGTCAATGATGTTTCAGGAGGTTGAATTTCCGGATCGTTTCGAAGCAGCCGCCAAAGCTGGCTTCAAAGGTGTGGAATATCTTTTCCCCTACGATTTTGAAGCGGAGCAACTGGTCGAGTTGCTGCAAAAAAATAATCTTGAACAGGTGTTGCACAATCTGCCTGCAGGAGACTGGGCAAAAGGTGAGCGTGGCATAGCCATATTCCCTGATCGAATAGGTGAGTTCCAGGACGGTGTCGGTACAGCCATTGAATATGCCAAAGCTTTGGGAAATAAGAACGTCAACATGCTGGTTGGAATAGCACCGGATGATGTCAGCAACGATGTTTTGACGAGCACGCTGATCGAAAACGCCACTTTCGCGGCAGGGGAACTGGCAAAAAATGATATCGGCCTCTTTTTAGAGCCGGTCAATAGCAGGGATATTCCGGGCTTCTTCCTCTGTAGAACACAGCAGTGTCTTGATGTGATAGCAGCCACCGGATCAAACAACATCAAACTGCAATACGATATCTACCATATGCAGGTCATGGAGGGGAATCTCGCACCCACTCTGGAGAAGAATCTGGGCAGCATAGGGCATATCCAGCTGGCTGATAATCCCGGCCGTCACGAACCGGGCACCGGTGAGATCAATTATCCATTTCTCTTCGATTTTATCGACCAAATCGGCTACCAGGGCTGGATCGGTTGCGAATACATTCCGGCCACTACAACAGTAGAAGGGTTGGGCTGGCTAGACCCATACCTGTAATGCGGGCTAGCCCCAGGACTCAGATCCGCAGTTTGTAAGAATCAACACTTGTAAGAATTCAATGGAGAAAAAATGCGCAAGATCGGATTTGTCGGACTAGGAATAATGGGCGCCCCAATGGCTGCAAATATTCTGGCTGGTGGTTGCCAATTGTATGGATGCAGCCGAAGTGGTGTTCCCCAGGGGTTGATAGATAAGGGAGCAGTTGCCTGCGCAACCGCAAAGGAAGTGGCAGAACAGGCAGATGCTGTCATAACAATGGTTCCGGATACTCCCCATGTGGCAGAGGTCTTGTTTGGTGAAAATGGAGTCGCCGAAGGATTGAGCCCGGGCAAAGCAGTTATTGATATGAGTTCCATATCACCGATCGAAACCAAAATGTTCGCCAAACAGATCAATGCGCTTGGCTGCGAATATCTCGATGCACCAGTATCAGGCGGAGAGGTCGGCGCCAAAGCAGCGACATTGACAATCATGGTCGGCGGGTCTGAGGGAGCCTTTGAAGCAGCAAAGCCGATCTTTGAACTTATGGGTAAAAATATTACCCACGTTGGCGCAAATGGTGATGGTCAAACCTGCAAAGTCGCCAACCAGATCATTGTTGCCCTGAACATCGAGGCGGTGGCAGAGGCCCTGCTGTTCGCTTCCAAAGCTGGGGCAGACCCTGCCCGCGTGCGCGAAGCGTTGATGGGTGGTTTTGCATCTTCAAAAATTCTGGAGGTGCATGGCGAACGCATGATCAACCGCACCTTTGAGCCGGGTTTTCGTATTGAGCTGCATCAGAAAGACCTGAACCTGGCGCTTTCCAATGCCCGGGCCATGAAGCTGAGCCTGCCAAACACTGCAACGGCGCAGGAACTGTTCAACGCATGTACAGCAAACGGAGGAGAGGGTTGGGATCACTCCGCTATGGTACGTGCTCTTGAACTTATGGCATCCCATGAGGTTGCCTGACAAATAGCCCTGCCTGTTGTCCTGAAGAAGGAGAATGGTGCGACCCCCCATTACCCTGTTTGGGGATGGGGAGGTTGTTGGCATCATGCGGTATCATTAAAATAAAGAAAGAGGCCTGCTGAGACGTTAACAGAATACGAAAATATTTAGTTTGGCCGAGCCGGTAACGTGTCATATCAATCCTGAATCTTTACTGTTCCCGCAATTTCAAATATGTTTATAGTAATATCGATTGTGAGCTGATCGCAGGATTACATATGAGGATTGCATTGAGTCTCCTGGAAAACTGTATTTTCCAGGTTAATGTTGAATCTTAACGAGTTTCAGCGCCATGCCTGACAGAGCTCTCCGAAAGCTGGTTAACAGCATCTCTTTCCGTATCGCTTTACCATCGTTCTTCACCATTCTGCTCTTCATCATAGCCATATTCTTTATTATTCTTCCCGAGCTGGAAAAAAGTTTCATTAGCAGGAAGCAAGAGACAATCAGGGAACTGACGGAAACGGTCTGGAGTCTGCTGGAGTCATATTCTGAACGTGAACAGTCGGGCGAGCTGACGAGGGAAGACGCGCAGAACAGAGCCATTTCACGTATCAGAAAATTACGATATGGCATTGATAAGAAGGACTACTTCTGGATTAATGACACGTATCCCAGGATGGTTATGCATCCGTACAGGCCGGATTTGGAGGGAAAAGACATTTCCGATTTCGAAGACCCGAACGGCGTATTCCCTTTCAGAAAATTTGTCGATCTTGTTAATAAAAAAGGCTCGGGATACATAGACTATCTGTGGCAGTGGAAAGATGATCCGCTCAAGATATCCCCTAAGTCATCCTATGTCATGGGGTTCAAGCCGTGGGGATGGATTATCGGCACCGGCATGTATTTAGATGATGTCCACGCGGAAATGGCCGCCATACGCATCAAACTCAAGGTCATATCTGCAGGCATCCTGTTCATTGTCTCATTATTGGCCGCCTATTCGATTCGCCAGACGATGCTGGCAGACCGGGAGAGGGAAAATATTGCAATAGAGCGGGAACAGCTGCTCGAATCATTGGCGCAGAGTACTGAAAGATTTCGAAACCTGCTGGAGACGACCAGCGACTGGATCTGGGAAACCGACAGAAGTGGCAGGTATATTTATTCAAGCCCGCGAGTAAAGGATGTGCTCGGTTACGCACCCGAAGAAACTATCAACAAAGACCTGATGGATCTTGCATCTCCCCGTTCATCCGAGGCGTTGTCGCCCCAATATGAAGAGTTGTTGAGGGCTAAAAAGCCGTTCAGCGGCTTTGAGTGCACTTGTCTTGGCAAAGACGGGCAGGTAGTGGTGTTGGAAAACAATGCAGTGCCTGTTGTAAACGAAGAGCAGGTTCTGCTAGGTTTTCGGGGGATTGCCAGAGATATAACGGATCGGAAAGTTGCCATGGAAGCATTGAAGAAAAGCCGTGACGACCTGCGTGCCAGCCTTGAGGAAACCGTAGCGTCTCTTGCGTCAACAGCGGAAAAAAGAGATCCTTATACCGCAGGCCACCAGCTGCGGGTAGACCGTTTAGCATGTGCTATTGCCAAACAACTTGATCTTTCTGAAGATGAGATTGAAGGGCTCCACATCGCCGCTTTGCTGCATGATATCGGCAAAATTACCCTGCCTTCCGAATATCTGGCTAAACCAACAGAACTTAGCAAGAAAGAACGGGCGATTATCGAGTGCCACCCAGAGGTGGGGTATGAAATACTGAAACCGATTCATTTTCCATGGCCTATAGCGGATATTGTCTATCAGCATCATGAGCATCTGGACGGAACAGGCTACCCCCAAGGGTTGATGGATAAAGATATTTTGCTTGAAGCAAAAATTCTGGCTGTTGCCGATGTGGTGGAAGCAATGTCTTCCCATCGGCCGTATCGGCCATCACTGGGGATCACTAAGGCGTTAGATGAAATTAGGGATGGACGGGGCATTCGGTATCACGCGCCAAGCGTTGACGCCTGCCTGCACCTGATCCAGGAAAAGAAGATAGAGTTCTGCACAGAAGATTGGTGCCAGATATTTCTTTAAACCAGCAGCTTACCCATCAGCATGGGTGCCCTTGATAGTCAAAGAGAGAGGGGCAGGGTGGATCGAATTCGGCTGTTTCAATTGTCTGTCAGTTTTATTGATTCGCTCTAGATTTTACAGATTTTATTTAACCAATACAGGTTATTGAAACTTTTTTGATCATCTTATCGGAGGTCGATTCGCTCTTCAATAATCCCCATGTAGCTGCGAATATGTTCTTCGGCAATTCTCCTGCTTGTCTTTTTGTCGCGTTTTTTGAGTGCATCAAGGAGTAGGCGTTGGCTTTTGAATTGATCGAACATCTGTTCCTTGCTGAAAACAAGGTAATGCCAGAATCTGGCACCGACACTCTGGTAGTTACGGAGTAATTTTTCCAACTGTGGGTTCCCTGTGGAGGAATAAATCACATTGTGAAAATCAGATTCATGCTTCAGTAAGGCTTCACCGTCTACTCCATTTTCAATTTCCAGTGCTGCCACATTTTCAAGGATCCCGGTAAGCGCATGGAGTTCCTCTTCTGTAATCCTCTCTGCTGCCAGTTCCCCGGCGATTCCTTCGAGACCAATCCGTATTTCAGTTATTTGTTTGAGGAATTTGAAGTCCATCGGGGCAACCCAGGTTCCTGACCGTGGAATGCGCTTTATGAGACCCTCGTTCTGGAGTTCTAAAAAAACCTCGCGCAACGGTGTTCGCCCAATTCCATACCGTTCCATAATATCTTTATCTTTCAACAATTCGCCGGGGGCGAGTTGTTGAGTAATGATTCGATATTTAAGCCCTTCATATGTTCTTTGCTTGGTCGAGGTCATGTGTTCCCTGCTCTGTTGCTATTTCGATCTCAGCAGTCTCATCCGAAAACTGACTTCAGGAAAAGAAGGTAAGGCCATTGTAAATGGATGTGGTCCTGAGAATTCCTCATGGATTCCTCAATTAATCCGACAAGAATATAATCCAACGAATTAAAAATGAAAACCAACTCATTTTACTCACAGAATTGTGTTCAAATAAAATTCCTGAACCTAACTGTGTATCAATGCGAGGTGATATGTCATTAAGAATTGGCCCATTGATTTTTTATTACAACGGATTCGCGAATTTTTCCTGCAACCACTCCATTTCTTTCCCTTTTATTTCTAAGTGATTGTAACCCATAAGGGACAAAAATGTAATCAGTCAAATTGGCGAATTACAAATATGGAAGGTTTTTGTATCTTGACTGCTGGTATATCAGCTAGTATATCAGTAGTCAGGATACAAAGCCCATTGCCTTAAAACACCCATGAAATCAGCGTGGTTTTGCAGAGAAGAATATGTCTAGCAGAGAGAAGGAATTTCACAAAAACGGCGTAGTCACGATGGTTGGGCTTGATTTCGGCTCAACAACAAGTAGCGCGATGGTGGCTCATGCTCGTGTTGGCCGTAATTCAGTTACTGGCCGAATGGCTTTCGGTCATCCCGATATCATATACCGCTCTGAACCCGTGTTCACACCTTTTGAAAATGACAGGATCGATGAAATAGCACTGCGGGGCTATCTCGACCGCTGGTTGCAAGCAAGTGGTATAAGAATAGATGAACTGTTCTCAGGCGGGGCAATTATCACCGGTCTGGCCACCGAAAAAGCAAATGCAGGCCGGATCGCTGAACTGGTTAAAGAGCGAGTGGGAGAAGCTATAATCGCAACGGCTTCGGATCCTTGCCTGGAGTCCTGGCTCGCCTTTATGGGCAGCTGTTCAACTCTTTCCCGCTGTCACAGCGAGCGTGCCATAATCAATCTTGATATCGGAGGTGGCACTACCAATCCGGCTCTTGGTGTAAATGGGAATGTGCTGGCTGCTGGCTGCTACTTCATCGGAGCCCGTCACTTTCAGTTTGAGCCTGGAACATATCGCCTTACCTCGATCTCCGCTTATGGTCGCGTGCTCCTGGATCACCTTGGGATTTCCAGAATAGTTGGAGACGATCTGAAGATACCTGAGCGAGACGCGATTCTTGAGTTCTATCGGATAATGCTGGAGGCAATTGTCCGAGGCACGGATAAATTACTGGAAAGCCATGCCGCCCGATTACACACTCAGATCCCTCTGCCTACGAAAGAGTTGTCGAGAAAACCTGTAATTACTTTTTCCGGCGGAGTCGGTGAACTCATTTACAGGCATGCACTTGGCCAGCCTCTTCCCGATACCACCCATTTTGGGGATCTGGGTATAGATCTGGCTCGCTCCATCATGTCCTCGCCGATCCTTTCCGCGGGTATCTCCAAGCTTGTACCTGAAAACATGGGCAGGGCCACAGTCTATGGACTTGCCATACATAGCACCGAGGTCTCAGGGGCCACCCTGTTCCTTCCACGAAAAGAGATATTGCCCCTGCAGGATGTGCCCATCGTGGGGCGGATGTCAATGGATGCCGGTGATGAAAAAGTTCGTCAGCTTATCAAGATGATAGCTAAAAGCGAGCGTGGGGGGGCGATACAGGTTACCGCTGCTGCTGAAGATGATCAATCTGAAGGAGTTATCAAGGGGCCGTCAGTTGAAAAAATGGAACGGGTAAAGGCCTTGGGTCAGAGGCTGTATTCTGGCGTAGTGGCTGAAGGGATCACGCCCGATACTCCGCTCATCGTGCTTGTCCCTAACAATTGTGGCAAATCGCTGGGAAATTACGCCACTGGCTGGCGACGGCTTTCTGCCAATATCGTGGTGATCGATGAAATTCCTGACAGGAATGCGCACTTCGTCAATATTGGCCGTAATCGTAATAACATTGTGCCTGTGTCGTTTTACGGGGTGCAGTAATGCACTCTAAAAAAAAATAAATTTGATAAACGTTTTATGAAAATTATTAAATCGTTAGAAGACATATTCGTGCCTGCTCCGGGCCCTGATGAGGTATATGCAACCTCCCTCCTCGATCGGCAGTTCAACTTCAAAGGCTTGAAGAAACTGCTCGGAGCTGCAGACATCAGCAAGGCGGGTGACCGTACCGCAGGGCTTGCAGCCAAAGATGAAATGGAAAGGGAGGCGGCACGCTCAATTCTCTCAGGTCTTTCCCTGCAACATATTTACGACACGCCCCTGACCGATGGCAGCGGACGGGTCGATAGTGTCATGCGTGCCGGATACGAGATCGACCTTGAGCTGTTTCGCACGATCGCGACCATGACCGTAGGCCAACTGAAAGATCATCTCCTTGCTTCGGGCGGCGCGGAGGTTGAGCGGCTGGGTAAGGCATTAACGCCAGTTATGGCGTCTGCTTTAGCCAAAATAATGGATGTGCATGAGCTTGTCTTCATCCCCAGGAAAATTTCCAAGCCCACCAGGGCACGAACGCTTATTGGTCTGCCGGGCTGTCTCTCATTCAGGCTTCAGCCGAATCACCCCAAGGATGATCTCGATGCAATTTCTCTCTTGGTCTATACAGATCTCAGTTTAGGCATGGGAGACTGTCTGATCGGGGTGAATCCCTCTGAGGGCTCGGTGGATAACGTGAGCAGAATTCTTCATCACCTGGATAAACTTCGGCGAGAAACCGAAGCGCCGTCTCAGATCTGTGTTCTGGGGCATGTTAAAACTCAGCTGGCGGCTCTCGACCAGGGGGCGCCTGTGGAAATCCTCTTCCAGAGCTTTGCGGGAACGGAGAGAACACTTACCGAGGAGTTTGATGTCACCGTAGAGTTTATGGATCGGGCGTACGCGATTATGGCGGAGCGTGGTCCTCTTGCGGGTAGAGCAGATCAGTTCATGTACTTTGAGACCGGACAGGGGAGTGAGATGACCTACCGGAAGCATGACGGTATCGACATGACGACCTGCGAAGCTCTCTGTTATGGACTCTGCCGTCGCTACGACCCTTTCATGGTCAATAATGCTACAGGCTTTATTGGCCCGGAAACTCATCTGAACGATTTCGAGTTGATGGTATCTACCCTGCAGGATCATTTTATGGGAAAAATCCTTGGTCTGCCCATGGGGATAAGCCCAAGCTATACCCTGCACTCACAGTCACATCTGGAAGGGCAGCAGATGGCCGTTCAGCTGGCGACAGCCGCAGGTGCGAACTTTTTTATGGATGTTTACTTGGGGGCCGATCGCATGCTGGCCCATTTTGTGAACAGTGGCCATGACGACCAGACCATGCGGGAGATTTACAATCGGAATCCTGCCCCAGAATTTCTCCGATGGGCGGTTGACCGGGGGATCTTCGAGCAGACTCCTGACGGCAGGGTGACGAGGGGGCCGAACTGGGGCAATCCCAGGCTGTTCATTTCCTCAGACGCGGAGTTTCAGCGATTGCGGGAATCCCTTCCCAACGCCCCCGGTTTCGACAACGCAGGTCCTCGTCCCGTCAATGCTGTACAGCGGGTTCTCCGGGCTAACCAGGCTGTAGGGCGAGAGGCTGTGCACAGCGACCTGAGATTTGCCGAATTGGCGTCATTCAACTTTCGAACCTTGTCCACTTTGGCTGTGGCCAAGGTCGATCATCTGAAAAACCCTGAGCTTGGCTCACGGCTCAGCCCTGAATCTGCTGCAACGCTTACCCCAGAGCACCGGGACGTGCAGATTGTCGTAACAGACGGACTCAGCGCAGAGGCGGTTCACCATAATATCTCAGATTTGCTGCCTGTGCTCCAGGATGGTCTGGCCAGTCGGGATTTTACCATGGGGCAGCCCATACTCGTTCCGTATGGGCGGGTAAAACTGGTCGAGGCATTGGGGGAAGCCCTGAAACCGCAGCTGCTGATTCTGCTGGTCGGGGAACGCCCAGGTGGAGATGCCCTGTCATCAAGGAGCCTTTCAGCCTATCTGGCTATCAGGCTTGCCGACAGTTCGTCGCTGCCGGAAGCCATACGCTACAGCGGCAACGCCAGTATCGTATATGAGTACACGCTGATCACCAATATCTATGCTGGAGGGCTTCCTGCGGTTGAGGCGGGAAGTGTCGTCGCGGAAAAAGCGATGGAAATACTCGAACATCAAGCCGCAGGAAATAGACTGGAAGATATTCTCGCACGGCTCGAGGGAGTTAACGAACACCTTTGAAAGCATATACAACGCTGCTGCCGCTGACGCCGTAGCAATCAATCAACACATCAATCCCCCAAAGGAGGAAAGACCATGATGTACCCTGTCAAACATTTCAAGAAGGCCATGTGCACTCTGGTGGCCCTGTCGATGTTCGCGCTGACTGGCCCAGCTGGCGTGGAAGCCGGTTCCGTAAAAATGAAATTTTCTCATCAGAACAACGTCTATGATGCTGATCAGTTACTGGCCGAGACCTTCAAGCAGCTGCTGGAAGAGCGAACCGACGGTGGGATTAAAGTCGCTATTTATCCGGGAACCCTGACCACCAGCGAAGAAGAGGCGATGGAATTCGTCAAATCCGGAACTGTCGATGTTGATACCAACTCAGCCGGACACCTTGCAGGATTTTATAAAGATATTCAATTTCTGCAGCTGCCCTACCTATTCAAAAGTCCAGCCCATTATAAAGTGGCCAGGCAGTCAGGGGTTATCAAAGAGATACTCGCTGAGCTTGAAAAGGCAACGGGGTTGATTGCTCTCGGTATCTATTCAGACTGTAACGGTTTTGCCATTGCCAGCACCAAGCCGATTAAGAGCATCCAGGATGCGAAGGGAACAAAACTGCGTTGTATGCAGAATCCTCTCTTTGTGGATATCTACAGCGAGTTCGGGTTTACCGTTACCCCCACAGACTGGGGTGAACTCTACACTTCCCTGCAGACTGGCCTGGTGGAGGCAGACGACCTCGGCGTGTATTGTAACAACATCTTCAAGATGAGTGAGGTGGTAAGTAATTATGCAATCCTCCGTCAGATGTGGACGCAGAAAGTCGTCTTCATCTCTCCAAAGACCTGGGCCAAGCTCTCTGGAGAACAACAGGAGCTGGTACGCTCCGTAGCCAATGATGCGATTGAACTCACCGATGCATGGCAATACGCTCGGGAGCAGGAGGCCATCGAAAAGGTACAAGCTGCAGGCGGTACCGTGACATATCCGGATACTGCCCCGTTTAAAGCGGCTTCTGAGAAAGTTTACGAAAAGTGGTTTGCGAGTAATCCGCACTGGAAAGCCTGGTACGATCAGATCCAGTTTCTTGATCCTGATGCGAGAATGCCAAAAGCATACGAAATCAAATAGTTGATATCATGTAGCAAGCATACTGGTCCTCTCAGGACTTTTGGCTTGGGCAGGGCCGGTATGAATTGCTCATCGGTGAACCCGGTGGAGTTTGCTGGAAAAAGTTGCCAAGGAAAGAGGGTGAAATGGAAGATATCGAGGTAAAACCTCATACAACTGCAGGAGTAATGGCCCAGACTGTTCGAGTGACGAAAGTCGTTACCTGTACATACATTTCAGTTCTGCTGGTTGGAATGGGGCTGGTGCTAGGGGCAAGCATTCTCCTTCGGTTCTTCTTCGACCAACCCGTAGCCTGGTCCAACACCATAACACGGTATGCCTACATCCATATTGTTCTGCTGGGGGCAGCTGTCTCCTACATGGA of the Desulfosediminicola ganghwensis genome contains:
- a CDS encoding GntR family transcriptional regulator, producing the protein MEFKSLNDAAYSEIRAKILQGEYELGSRIREDVLAEQISISRTPVREAINRLVADGIIIKKPQRGLYLIDPDPEQIEEHIEIRLSLEKLAVKKCIELLTDENLAAINDSLRAFEKELERKDYTACNELDGEFHMLIARLSGNSRLVNLLDEFSAFFQLIRKEEKKHNPEEKNSITLSEHRQIAEAINNRNVTAAQKAIEGNIQTMRHTLLKST
- the hyi gene encoding hydroxypyruvate isomerase codes for the protein MPRFNANLSMMFQEVEFPDRFEAAAKAGFKGVEYLFPYDFEAEQLVELLQKNNLEQVLHNLPAGDWAKGERGIAIFPDRIGEFQDGVGTAIEYAKALGNKNVNMLVGIAPDDVSNDVLTSTLIENATFAAGELAKNDIGLFLEPVNSRDIPGFFLCRTQQCLDVIAATGSNNIKLQYDIYHMQVMEGNLAPTLEKNLGSIGHIQLADNPGRHEPGTGEINYPFLFDFIDQIGYQGWIGCEYIPATTTVEGLGWLDPYL
- a CDS encoding cache domain-containing protein: MPDRALRKLVNSISFRIALPSFFTILLFIIAIFFIILPELEKSFISRKQETIRELTETVWSLLESYSEREQSGELTREDAQNRAISRIRKLRYGIDKKDYFWINDTYPRMVMHPYRPDLEGKDISDFEDPNGVFPFRKFVDLVNKKGSGYIDYLWQWKDDPLKISPKSSYVMGFKPWGWIIGTGMYLDDVHAEMAAIRIKLKVISAGILFIVSLLAAYSIRQTMLADRERENIAIEREQLLESLAQSTERFRNLLETTSDWIWETDRSGRYIYSSPRVKDVLGYAPEETINKDLMDLASPRSSEALSPQYEELLRAKKPFSGFECTCLGKDGQVVVLENNAVPVVNEEQVLLGFRGIARDITDRKVAMEALKKSRDDLRASLEETVASLASTAEKRDPYTAGHQLRVDRLACAIAKQLDLSEDEIEGLHIAALLHDIGKITLPSEYLAKPTELSKKERAIIECHPEVGYEILKPIHFPWPIADIVYQHHEHLDGTGYPQGLMDKDILLEAKILAVADVVEAMSSHRPYRPSLGITKALDEIRDGRGIRYHAPSVDACLHLIQEKKIEFCTEDWCQIFL
- a CDS encoding winged helix-turn-helix transcriptional regulator — its product is MIERNGKHYHCPVEVAMDMLSGKWKCLMLWHLHEGDKRYKELERIVPGVSQKMLSQQLKELERDGLLTRTVYPEVPPRVEYALTDLGKSAFPILSMMHHWAVEKLKVTDENHTSEVTS
- a CDS encoding Lrp/AsnC family transcriptional regulator — translated: MDNYDLKILDCLQTDARISNVALSEAIHLSPAPCLRRVRELENQGVISGYTALLDQEKMGWGVTVFIEIRLDKQVLSYIEVFEKKIAQYPEIMECYLMTGSSDYLLRVVARDLPSLQTFITEKLATIPNVANMRSSIALKQVRYKTALPLE
- the glxR gene encoding 2-hydroxy-3-oxopropionate reductase: MRKIGFVGLGIMGAPMAANILAGGCQLYGCSRSGVPQGLIDKGAVACATAKEVAEQADAVITMVPDTPHVAEVLFGENGVAEGLSPGKAVIDMSSISPIETKMFAKQINALGCEYLDAPVSGGEVGAKAATLTIMVGGSEGAFEAAKPIFELMGKNITHVGANGDGQTCKVANQIIVALNIEAVAEALLFASKAGADPARVREALMGGFASSKILEVHGERMINRTFEPGFRIELHQKDLNLALSNARAMKLSLPNTATAQELFNACTANGGEGWDHSAMVRALELMASHEVA
- a CDS encoding lactoylglutathione lyase family protein, translated to MTYPRTFSHIGLSVTNLEKAVEFYTKVLGWYVIMPPTEIFADDSAIGVMCNDVFGEGWGSFKIAHLSTGDKIGVEIFEFKNAEKPENNFEYWKTSVFHFCVQDPDVEGLAKKIVEHGGKQRMPVREYYPGEKPYRMVYCEDPFGNLIEIYSHSYELTYSAGAYQD